One Natronomonas gomsonensis genomic window, ACGGGCCAATGGCGTCGGCTCGCAGCGAATCCACCGTCACGAGAACGACGTTCGAAACCGGGGTATCTGACTCCATTTTGGTGGTTCCTCGGTAGCCCGCGAAAGCGTCCGGACTCCTTGTGGGTGTCTCTGGAGCCTCACCGCCTAAATACCGTGGGTTTCGGCGTGTTTGGTCGGCAACGGGGAGACATCGCATCTATATTCTCGCCGCCCACACCCCCGATATGGACAATCCAACAGTCGACGGGTTCGGCTCCCGTCGCTCGACGATGTACGGGCCGAACGGCGCCGTCGCGACGAGCCAACCGCTGGCAGCGGAAGCCGGCCTCCGGACGCTACAGGTGGGGGGCAACGCCTTCGACGCCGCCGTCGCCACGGCCGCGGCGCTGAACGTCACCGAACCCACCTCGACGGGGTTGGGCGGCGACGTGTTCATGCTGTACCGAAGTGCCGACGGCGAGGTCGGCGCGATGCGCGCCTGCGGCGGCGCCCCCGCGGGTGCGACCCGCGAGAAGGTCCGGGAAGCCGTCGCCGACGAAGAGGGAGTCGCTCTCGAGAACGCGACGATGCCCGAAACCGGCGCGCACGCCGTGACGGTCCCCGGTACCGCCCGCGGCTGGGAGGCCACCGTCGAGGAGTTCGGCCGCCTCACGCTCGCCGATGCGCTGGAACCGGCCATCGAGTACGCCACCGAGGGGTACCCCGTCACCGAGGTCATCGCCAGCGCGTGGGAACACGGGGAGGAACTGTTCGAGTCCGACCACGCACGGGAGGCATTCCTCGTCGACGGTGAGCGCGCGCCGAATCCGGGCGAGACGGTCCGGCTCGAAAACCTCGGCGAGTCGATGCGGGCCATCGCCGAAGCGGGCGCCGACGTGGTGTACGAGGGGTACATCGCCGAGGCCATCGCCGAGGAAGTCCAACGCGAGGGCGGCTTCATGACCGTCGAGGACCTCGCCGACTTCGAGGTCGAGTACCCCGACCCAGTCTCGACCACCTACGGCGACGCGGAAGTGTACGAACTGCCGCCGAACAATCAGGGCCTCATCGCCTTGGAGGCGCTCAACATCGCCGAGGAACTGGGCGCTCGGGAGCATCCGGCGGACTCGGCCGCCCGAATTCACTACCTCGCCGAAGCGATGAAGTTGGCCTTCCACGACGGCCACCGCTACATCACCGACCCCGACTTCGAGGAGATTCCGCCGCTGGAATCGAAATCGTGGGCGGAGAAACGCGCCGCGAACGTCGGCGCGGAAGCCTCCGATGTCTCCTTCGGCATCCCCGATTCCAACGCCGAGGACGCCGACACCGTGCTGCTGTGTGTCGGCGACAGCGAGGGCAACGTCGTCTCCTACATCAACTCCCGCTTCGCCGGGTTCGGGAGCGGTCTCGTCGCCGGCGACACCGGTATCGCCCTCCAGAACCGCGGGGCCTCCTTTTCGCTTTCCGACGACCATCCGAATCGGCTGGAACCGAACAAGAAGCCGTTCCACACGCTCATTCCGGGGTTGCTGAAGCGCGGCGACAACGACTGGTCGGCCTTCGGCGTCATGGGCGGGTTCATGCAACCGCAGGGGCACCTCCAGACGCTCGTCGGCATGCTTGACGACGGCAAGACGCTACAGGGGGCACTCGACACCCCGAGATGGCGCTACCGAGAGGACGGCCGTCTGGCCGTCGAGGCGCGAATGCCGACTGCGGTCCAGAACGGTCTGCTCCGCCGCGGCCACGACCTCGAAGTGCTCCCGCCAACCATGTTCGGCGGCGCACAGGTCGTCCGCAACGAGGACGGAACGCTGTCGGCGGCGACCGAACCGCGGAAGGACGGCAACGCCTCCGTGTACTGAGCCTAAGTGACACTGCGGCCCGACGGCGTCGCCGACGCGCGGACTTTTAGCCCTCCGGGACCAACGTGGGCGTATGCAGTGGCAAACCGACTGGGGGCTCCGCGTTCGGATGGGGTTCACCATGTTCCTGCTCTTCGCCCTCTATCTCGTCTTCGTCGGCGTGTTGACGCTGTACTTCGGGAATCTGCTGATTCCAGCGATTCTGCTCGGGGCGTTCTCGCTGGCGCAGTACTTCTTCAGCGACAAACTCGCGCTCCGCTCGATGGGGGCCCGAACGGTCAGCGAAGAGGAGTATCCGCAATTACACGCACAGGTCGGCCGCCTCTCCCAGCAGGCCGACCTCCCGAAACCCGACGTAGCGGTCGCCGACAACCGAACGCCGAACGCCTTCGCGACCGGCCGCTCGCCCTCCCACGGCGTCGTCTGCGTGACGACCGGGCTACTGGAGGCGCTCGACGACGACGAACTCGAGGGCGTCATCGCCCACGAACTCGCCCACATCAAGAACCGCGACGTGGCGGTGATGACCATCGCGTCGTTCCTCTCGACTATCGCCTTCCTCATCGTCCGGTGGGGGTGGCTGTTCGGCGGGCGGAACCGAAACGGGGCGCCCGTTATCGTCGCCATCCTCGTCTCGCTCGTCGTCTGGGTGATTTCGTTCCTGCTCATCCGTGCACTCAGCCGCTATCGTGAGTACTCCGCCGACCGTGGCGCGGTCGCCATCACGGGCAATCCCTCGGCGATGGCCTCGGCGTTGATGACGATTTCCGGCCGGATGGACCGCGTGCCCGAGGAGGACCTCCGCGAACAGGCCGAAATGAACGCGTTCTTCATCATTCCCATCAGCAAGGGGTTCATCGGGAAAATCGCCCGGACGCACCCGCCAACCGAAAAGCGCATCGAGGCGCTTCGGGAGATGGAACGGGAGATGGAGAGTTAGTCGGTCTCCGCGGGCGCCCCACCATCGCTCAGGAGGTCGACCACTTCGACGAGAACGGCGACGGCCAGTGGGCCGGCGATGACGCCGATGACGCCGACGGTGAGGACGCCACCGGTGAAGCCGACGAAGTAGAGACTCGCGGGGAGATGTGCGTGACTCGAGGCTAACCGCGGGCGGACGAGCAGGTCGGGAACGAGGCCGATGAGCAAGGGACCGAGGATGATGATTCCGACAGCGCGGTCGGGCATTCCGATAACGAAGTCGTAGCCGGCGAGCCCGACCGCTAACATTCCGGGGCCGGCGATGGGGACGAACTGGAGGATAGCCGAGAGCACCGAGAGGAGGAGAACGTCGCTGTAGCCGAGGAGGTAGAAGACGACGAGGGCGATGGGGAACGTAACAACGGCAGTCGCTGCCTGAATGACGTACAGCGCATACAGCGTCCCGGAGACCCGGTCGTTGAGTGCCCGGAGAACGTCGTGGTACTGCGGTGGCGTAATCTCGAAGGCCGCCCGCCCGACGGCGTTCGGCCGCAAAAGAAGCCCGTACAGCAGGATGGTGAACATCCCGAGTTCGAGCAGGAGGAACACCGATGAAAAGGCGAGTGAACTGGCAATACCTCGAATAATCGTGGTCGCAGTACTGACCAACTCGGCGGTATCGAGCGTCGTCATGAAACCGAAGGCCTTTATCGGAATCTCCGGCGGGAGGTCCCGGAGCACCTCGAATATCGTGTTGCGCCGGCGAAACAGCGTCCACGCGATTGGTGATAGAAGCACGACCACGACGACGAACGCGAAGGTGGTCACGAGGCCGCTGGCGATTCGTCGAGAGATGCCACGATTGACGAGTCGCTGCCGGAGTGGATGGAGGACGTAGGCGACGGTGATGGCGAAGAAGACGACCTCGACGACCTCCCAGAGTATCGCCGCCGCTAGCAGTCCGACCGCGACGAGCAACCCAGCGAGAACGTATCGGCGGCGACGGAGAGACGACACGACCTTCGATTGCGCGCCGGTTGGCAAAACCGTTTCCCGACCCCCCTCGCCGTCCGTCGAACGCGCTTTTTAAGTACACGGAGGGGTACCACTCGGTAATGAGACGACGCACGTTCATCGCGGGTGCGGGAACCGCCGTCGCGGCGACGGCCGGCTGTGTCGGCTACACCGGCGGAAACGAGGGCGACGGCGTCGTCACCGTCGCTACCTACGAGTCATTCGTCGACAGCGAGGACTCCATCGGCCCGTGGTTGAAGGAGAACTTCGAGGCCGACCATGACGCCGAAATCGAGTTCACCGTCCCGAGTTCCGGCATCAACCAGTACATCCGCCGGGCACAGGAGGGCGCCGACATCGACGCTGACCTCTTCGTCGGTCTCAACGTCGACGAACTCATCCGTATCGACGAGGAACTCGACGAACCGCTGTTCGACTCCCTCGCCGGCGACCTCGAACGCTCCGACCGCGTCATCGATGACCTCCGGTTCGACCCCGACGGCCGTACGATTCCCTACGACACGGGCTACATCAGCCTCGTCTACGACGAACGCGAGGTCGAACCGACGACCTTCGAGGACCTCACCGACGAGGCCAACCGCGGGGAACTCATCACACAGAACGCCCAAGAGTCCGACCCCGGTCTCGCCTTCCTCCTGTGGACCATCCACGAGTTCGGCGCTGACGGTTATCTCGATTACTGGCAGCAACTGGAGGACAACGAGGTTCGGATTCTCGGGTCCTGGAGCGACGCCTACAACGCCTACACGAACGAGGCCGCCGACATGGTCGTCTCCTACTCGACCGACCAGGTGTACAACGGCGACACGCCGAGACACCAGGTCGGCTTCCTCAACGACCAGGGGTACGCCCAACCCGAGGGGATGGCCCGGTTCGCCGACGCGCCGGACGCCGACGCCGCGACCGACTTCATGGAGTTCATGCTCCAACCGGAGGTACAGGGCGTCATCGCCGAGCGGAACGTCCAGTTCCCGGCCGTCGACGACGCCGAACTCGACGAGGAGTTCGCCAGTCTCGCCCACGTCCCCCCGGAACCGGTCACGTTCGGCTACGACGAACTCGCCGGCAACCTCGACGGCTGGGTCGACGAGTGGGCCCGCCAAATCGTCGAGTAGATGGCTCGCTCCCGCCGGCGCGTCGACACCCCGTTTCTCGTCGCCGGTCTCGCGACGGCCGCGCTGTTGGTCGTCATGCTGTACTACCCGGTGGGGAGCGTCCTCGTGGAGGCGGTGTTCGCCGATGGTCGCCTCACGCTCGCACCGATTCGTGACGTTCTCACCGACTCGCTGTACTTCGGGGACCTCGCCGGCGTGTTCGCTGGCGAGTCGCCAGCCGACCTTCTCCGTGTGGTGCTCGCCGGCGAGGCGAGTTTCGGTCGGTTCGGATTCACGGCGTATCAGGCCGTCCTCTCGACGCTCTTGAGTCTCGCAATCGGCCTGCCGGGGGCGTACGTACTCGCGAACTACGACTTCCTCGGCCGCCGGACGGTCCGGTCGTTGACGCTCGTTCCGTTCGTCCTGCCCTCCATCATGGTCGCCGCTGGGTTCGCGGCGATGTTCGGCAGCAACGGTCCGCTCAACCGCGCGCTCGCCGCGGTCGGCCTCCCGACGGTCGAACTCATGTTCACGCTGGAAATCATCCTGCTGGCTCACGCCTTCTACAACGCGCCGCTCGTGGTCCGGGTCGTCGCGGCGGCCTGGGAGGGCGTCGACACCCGGATGGTCGAGACGGCCCGAAGCCTCGGTGCCTCCCCACGGCGGGCGTTCCTCGACGTCGTCGTCCCGCAACTCGCCCCCGCCGTCCTCACGAGCACGCTGCTCGTGTTCATCTTCACGTTCATGTCGTTTCCCATCGTGCTGGCGTTGGGCGGGTTCCAGTTGGCGACCGTCGAGGTGTTCCTCTACGACCGCATCTCCCGGCTTCAACTGGAGGAGGCCGCGGCGTTGGCCGTCCTCGAAGCCGCCATTACGCTCGGATTGACGTACGCGTATCTCCACTACGAGCGCGCCCAAGCGGCTACTCGCGGGGTCACTGCCCGGTCCCGCCAGCGACTGTTCGCACGCCTCGACCTCGCACGCCTCGCCATCGCCGGCTACGGGGTCGTGATTGCCATCGTCTTCGTCGGTCCCATCGTCTCGATGCTGCTGGCGAGCGTCCTCGACGCAAGCGGGGGGTTCACCCTGCAGTACTACGAGTTCCTGCTCGACCGTCGGGACGCCGTCGTCGGCACCCAACCGGACGTGGCCATCCGCAACTCGCTGGCCTTCGCCGTCGGGACGCTCGTCCTCGCAGTGCCGATGGGCGTCGTCGTTGCGCTGGCGACCGCCCGTGACACGCTCACCGCCCGCGTCGTCGGGACGTTCGCGATGCTGCCGTTCGCCGTCTCGGGGGTCGTCGTCGGACTCGGATTGCTCCAGACGGTCGTCTTCGGCGTCGAGGTGTTCGGCCTCCAACTGCAGGTGACCGGCGCCGTCGCCATCGTCGCCGCCCACGCCGTCGGTGCCTACCCCTTCGTCGTTCGGACGGTCACGCCCGCGCTGTCGTCGATGGACGACAGACTGGTCGAATCGGCTCGCGCGCTCGGTGCCTCCCGGACCCGGGCGCTCCTCGACATCGAACTTCCGCTCGTCACGCCGGCCGTCGCCGCCGGCGCCGCCTTCGCCTTCGCCATCTCCATCGGCGAGTTCAACTCCACGGTCGTCCTCGTCGAGGGCGGCGACGCCTACACGATGCCCGTCGCCGTCCAGCGGTATCTCTCCGACAGGACGCTCGGCCCCGCCACCGCGATGGGATCGGTACTCTTGGTCGTCACGAGCGTCAGTTTCGTGGTCATCGAGCGTCTCGGGGCGTACGGAGGAATCGAGTGATGGCACGGGATGGCGGCGCGACGAGGTGGTGGCCGTGAGGGTCGACCTCGACGGTGTGAGTAAGCGCTACGGCCCGACGACGGCACTGGCGGACGTGTCGCTGTCGGTCGCCGACGGCGAGTTCTTCACGCTGGTCGGCCCCTCCGGGTGTGGGAAGACGACGACCCTGCGACTGCTTGGGGGCTTCGAGGAACCGACCGGAGGTTCGGTTCGCTTCGACGGCGAGTCGATGGCTGGCGTGCCGCCGGAGGCCCGCGGCGTCGGCCTCGTCTTCCAGAGTTACGCGCTGTTTCCACACATGACCGTCGCCGAGAACGTCGGCTACGGACTCCGATTCGCCGAGCCGCCGGGCGGCGTCACGACCGAGCAGCGAATCGCCGACCTGCTGGAGTTGGTCGGACTCGAGGGATTCGGGGACCGCGACCCGACTGAACTCTCCGGCGGCCAACAGCAGCGCGTCGCCCTTGCCCGGGCACTCGCGCCCGGCCCGGAACTCCTGTTGCTCGACGAGCCGATGAGCGCACTCGACGCCCGCCTCCGGGAGCGGCTCCGCCGTGACGTTCGCGAGATTCAACAGGAACTCGGGGTCACGACCGTCTACGTCACCCACGACCAAGCCGAGGCGCTCGCCGTCTCCGACCGCGTGGCGGTGCTCTCGGATGGCCGGGTCGAACAGGTCGGCCGGCCACAGGAACTGTACCGCCGGCCGGCCTCGCGGTTCGTCGCGGAGTTCCTCGGCGAGAACAACGTCTTCGACGCGCGGGTGGTTGACACGACCCGTGGTAACTCGACAACTGCAGGTGAAACGGAGGGGTTGACCGTTCGGGTGCAGGGGTGCGATTTCGTCCTCTCTCGGGTGGAAAACGCGTCCGACGAACGTCTGACGTTCTGTGTCCGACCCGCTGCCTTCGAGGTCGACGCCGGACGGAACCGCCTCACCGGCACCGTCGTCGACAGTGAGTTCCTTGGGGAGACGACGCGGGTCCACCTCGACTGGGAGGGGACGCGAGTCGTCGTCGCAC contains:
- the ggt gene encoding gamma-glutamyltransferase; the protein is MDNPTVDGFGSRRSTMYGPNGAVATSQPLAAEAGLRTLQVGGNAFDAAVATAAALNVTEPTSTGLGGDVFMLYRSADGEVGAMRACGGAPAGATREKVREAVADEEGVALENATMPETGAHAVTVPGTARGWEATVEEFGRLTLADALEPAIEYATEGYPVTEVIASAWEHGEELFESDHAREAFLVDGERAPNPGETVRLENLGESMRAIAEAGADVVYEGYIAEAIAEEVQREGGFMTVEDLADFEVEYPDPVSTTYGDAEVYELPPNNQGLIALEALNIAEELGAREHPADSAARIHYLAEAMKLAFHDGHRYITDPDFEEIPPLESKSWAEKRAANVGAEASDVSFGIPDSNAEDADTVLLCVGDSEGNVVSYINSRFAGFGSGLVAGDTGIALQNRGASFSLSDDHPNRLEPNKKPFHTLIPGLLKRGDNDWSAFGVMGGFMQPQGHLQTLVGMLDDGKTLQGALDTPRWRYREDGRLAVEARMPTAVQNGLLRRGHDLEVLPPTMFGGAQVVRNEDGTLSAATEPRKDGNASVY
- the htpX gene encoding zinc metalloprotease HtpX is translated as MQWQTDWGLRVRMGFTMFLLFALYLVFVGVLTLYFGNLLIPAILLGAFSLAQYFFSDKLALRSMGARTVSEEEYPQLHAQVGRLSQQADLPKPDVAVADNRTPNAFATGRSPSHGVVCVTTGLLEALDDDELEGVIAHELAHIKNRDVAVMTIASFLSTIAFLIVRWGWLFGGRNRNGAPVIVAILVSLVVWVISFLLIRALSRYREYSADRGAVAITGNPSAMASALMTISGRMDRVPEEDLREQAEMNAFFIIPISKGFIGKIARTHPPTEKRIEALREMEREMES
- a CDS encoding AI-2E family transporter, which encodes MSSLRRRRYVLAGLLVAVGLLAAAILWEVVEVVFFAITVAYVLHPLRQRLVNRGISRRIASGLVTTFAFVVVVVLLSPIAWTLFRRRNTIFEVLRDLPPEIPIKAFGFMTTLDTAELVSTATTIIRGIASSLAFSSVFLLLELGMFTILLYGLLLRPNAVGRAAFEITPPQYHDVLRALNDRVSGTLYALYVIQAATAVVTFPIALVVFYLLGYSDVLLLSVLSAILQFVPIAGPGMLAVGLAGYDFVIGMPDRAVGIIILGPLLIGLVPDLLVRPRLASSHAHLPASLYFVGFTGGVLTVGVIGVIAGPLAVAVLVEVVDLLSDGGAPAETD
- a CDS encoding thiamine ABC transporter substrate-binding protein, with product MRRRTFIAGAGTAVAATAGCVGYTGGNEGDGVVTVATYESFVDSEDSIGPWLKENFEADHDAEIEFTVPSSGINQYIRRAQEGADIDADLFVGLNVDELIRIDEELDEPLFDSLAGDLERSDRVIDDLRFDPDGRTIPYDTGYISLVYDEREVEPTTFEDLTDEANRGELITQNAQESDPGLAFLLWTIHEFGADGYLDYWQQLEDNEVRILGSWSDAYNAYTNEAADMVVSYSTDQVYNGDTPRHQVGFLNDQGYAQPEGMARFADAPDADAATDFMEFMLQPEVQGVIAERNVQFPAVDDAELDEEFASLAHVPPEPVTFGYDELAGNLDGWVDEWARQIVE
- a CDS encoding ABC transporter permease, whose amino-acid sequence is MARSRRRVDTPFLVAGLATAALLVVMLYYPVGSVLVEAVFADGRLTLAPIRDVLTDSLYFGDLAGVFAGESPADLLRVVLAGEASFGRFGFTAYQAVLSTLLSLAIGLPGAYVLANYDFLGRRTVRSLTLVPFVLPSIMVAAGFAAMFGSNGPLNRALAAVGLPTVELMFTLEIILLAHAFYNAPLVVRVVAAAWEGVDTRMVETARSLGASPRRAFLDVVVPQLAPAVLTSTLLVFIFTFMSFPIVLALGGFQLATVEVFLYDRISRLQLEEAAALAVLEAAITLGLTYAYLHYERAQAATRGVTARSRQRLFARLDLARLAIAGYGVVIAIVFVGPIVSMLLASVLDASGGFTLQYYEFLLDRRDAVVGTQPDVAIRNSLAFAVGTLVLAVPMGVVVALATARDTLTARVVGTFAMLPFAVSGVVVGLGLLQTVVFGVEVFGLQLQVTGAVAIVAAHAVGAYPFVVRTVTPALSSMDDRLVESARALGASRTRALLDIELPLVTPAVAAGAAFAFAISIGEFNSTVVLVEGGDAYTMPVAVQRYLSDRTLGPATAMGSVLLVVTSVSFVVIERLGAYGGIE
- a CDS encoding ABC transporter ATP-binding protein, with the translated sequence MRVDLDGVSKRYGPTTALADVSLSVADGEFFTLVGPSGCGKTTTLRLLGGFEEPTGGSVRFDGESMAGVPPEARGVGLVFQSYALFPHMTVAENVGYGLRFAEPPGGVTTEQRIADLLELVGLEGFGDRDPTELSGGQQQRVALARALAPGPELLLLDEPMSALDARLRERLRRDVREIQQELGVTTVYVTHDQAEALAVSDRVAVLSDGRVEQVGRPQELYRRPASRFVAEFLGENNVFDARVVDTTRGNSTTAGETEGLTVRVQGCDFVLSRVENASDERLTFCVRPAAFEVDAGRNRLTGTVVDSEFLGETTRVHLDWEGTRVVVALDVPPEADELTVGFDPEDAWIL